From Salinirubellus salinus, the proteins below share one genomic window:
- a CDS encoding heme-binding protein, with protein sequence MDHIRRDPPATEEGWYVLHDLRRVDWDAWREAPDHERERALAEGIEHLRAHEDLTDADAGGSALFSVVGHKADLMVMHMRPTTAHLDRAERRFEQTALAAFTERVTSYVSVTEISGYMTEDLADGLENIEDAGRRNYMQSRLYPSVPDSEHVCFYPMDKRRDPEYNWYDLPFDERRDLISGHGEIGREYAGKVTQIITGSLGFDDYEWGVTLFADDATQIKKLLYQMRFDPSSSKYAEFGPFYFGRRIAPEDLPALLAGEAVPADADEGAAADDHAQAHEATAAHANGGSGVEHGHGHGEGGDDPHGEGGHHHGGGGDSPHGDGADADGDHPDTDDGGRPSRPDEPPHETVDREELAKELHRFGVSREERERAGYGLVFHSEADAEDIVDDVDGLRGNFDHYDTHVLTAVRADAGQTAVVSLWANERAANVASGFLGDLPGAQPGIGGSLGDPAEETADDAVDSGGHGHDAGAEDADGPVGTDEDDDIRGELADLDIYGGQPHGEDVYSMVVYSEAAPDELADEVDELREAFERYGTHVRTSVYEAQDGSRTAVVSIWETQSAAKTAGDFLSELPDVVARAGEESGFGTMGMFYTVVPEYREEFVETFGDVGGMLAEMDGHHDTRLMVNRDDENDMFIASQWRSREDAMGFFRSDAFRDTVQWGREVLADRPRHVFLA encoded by the coding sequence ATGGACCACATCCGACGCGACCCCCCCGCCACCGAGGAGGGGTGGTACGTGCTCCACGACCTGCGACGTGTCGACTGGGACGCGTGGCGCGAGGCCCCCGACCACGAGCGAGAGCGCGCGCTCGCCGAGGGCATCGAGCACCTCCGGGCACACGAGGACCTGACCGACGCCGACGCCGGCGGGTCGGCCCTGTTCTCGGTCGTCGGGCACAAGGCCGACCTCATGGTGATGCACATGCGTCCCACGACGGCCCACCTCGACCGCGCGGAGCGCCGCTTCGAGCAGACGGCCCTCGCCGCGTTCACGGAGCGCGTCACCTCCTACGTCTCGGTCACCGAGATCTCGGGCTACATGACCGAGGACCTCGCGGACGGCCTCGAGAACATCGAGGACGCGGGCCGACGCAACTACATGCAGTCCCGGCTCTACCCGTCGGTTCCGGACAGCGAACACGTCTGTTTCTACCCGATGGACAAGCGCCGCGACCCGGAGTACAACTGGTACGACCTGCCGTTCGACGAGCGGCGTGACCTCATCTCCGGGCACGGCGAGATCGGCCGCGAGTACGCCGGCAAGGTGACCCAGATCATCACCGGCAGCCTCGGCTTCGACGACTACGAGTGGGGCGTCACGCTGTTCGCCGACGACGCCACCCAGATCAAGAAACTGCTCTACCAGATGCGGTTCGACCCCTCCTCCTCGAAGTACGCCGAGTTCGGCCCGTTCTACTTCGGCCGGCGCATCGCGCCGGAGGACCTCCCCGCGTTGCTGGCGGGCGAGGCCGTCCCGGCCGACGCGGACGAGGGTGCGGCCGCGGATGACCACGCGCAGGCCCACGAGGCGACGGCCGCCCACGCCAACGGTGGGTCGGGCGTCGAACACGGACACGGACACGGCGAGGGTGGCGACGACCCGCACGGCGAGGGTGGCCACCACCACGGTGGCGGGGGTGACTCACCGCACGGCGACGGTGCGGACGCCGACGGCGACCACCCCGACACCGACGACGGGGGCCGTCCCTCGCGTCCGGACGAACCGCCCCACGAGACGGTCGACCGGGAGGAACTGGCGAAGGAACTCCACCGGTTCGGCGTCTCGCGCGAGGAGCGCGAGCGGGCGGGCTACGGCCTCGTGTTCCACTCCGAGGCGGACGCCGAGGACATCGTGGACGACGTGGACGGCCTGCGCGGGAACTTCGACCACTACGACACGCACGTGCTGACCGCGGTGCGGGCCGACGCCGGGCAGACGGCCGTGGTGAGCCTGTGGGCCAACGAGCGGGCAGCGAACGTCGCCAGCGGCTTCCTCGGTGACCTCCCCGGCGCACAGCCGGGCATCGGGGGGTCGCTGGGCGACCCGGCCGAGGAGACAGCGGACGACGCGGTTGACAGCGGGGGACACGGTCACGACGCCGGGGCCGAGGACGCGGACGGCCCGGTCGGGACTGACGAGGACGACGACATCCGCGGCGAACTCGCGGACCTCGACATCTACGGGGGGCAACCCCACGGCGAGGACGTCTACTCGATGGTGGTCTACTCGGAGGCCGCCCCCGACGAACTCGCCGACGAGGTGGACGAACTCCGCGAGGCGTTCGAGCGCTACGGCACCCACGTCCGGACCTCGGTGTACGAGGCGCAGGACGGGAGTCGGACCGCCGTCGTCTCCATCTGGGAGACCCAGTCGGCGGCCAAGACGGCCGGTGACTTCCTCTCGGAGTTGCCGGACGTGGTCGCGCGGGCCGGCGAGGAGTCCGGCTTCGGCACGATGGGGATGTTCTACACCGTCGTCCCGGAGTACCGCGAGGAGTTCGTCGAGACGTTCGGCGACGTCGGCGGGATGTTGGCGGAGATGGACGGCCACCACGACACCCGCCTGATGGTCAACCGCGACGACGAGAACGACATGTTCATCGCCAGCCAGTGGCGTTCGCGCGAGGACGCGATGGGCTTCTTCCGCTCCGATGCGTTCCGCGACACGGTCCAGTGGGGTCGCGAGGTGCTGGCCGACCGGCCGCGCCACGTCTTCCTCGCCTGA
- a CDS encoding acyltransferase, with product MTKRHVHLPAEAEDGLHAFLEEVDSRLANDEESTCEVVEDVLVDLHGDRDAYERWQAGEDVSPAERVRLQGYDPCNATLESEYYAEKDEEAFKTSKHLQWLWRQFDDTPMADNVEFALRFRQMLADHLFAECGENCRFFKGITFTYGHNIEVGDNVVVHDDVHLDDRGKLTIGDRVSLSDGVHVYSHDHDIVDQTEVTNYHTTIEDDVRLTFDVMVQAGVNVGENSVAGARSVVQSDVPAHHVVVGQPAKSVRVKPGWESVAEPLDTDPPNERDSRVLPYDLSEDLEVFDEFQRDLRPPDADGRDDD from the coding sequence ATGACGAAGCGACACGTCCACCTGCCGGCCGAGGCCGAGGACGGCCTCCACGCCTTCCTGGAGGAGGTGGACTCGCGGCTCGCCAACGACGAGGAGAGCACCTGCGAGGTGGTCGAGGACGTCCTCGTCGACCTGCACGGCGACCGGGACGCCTACGAGCGCTGGCAGGCCGGCGAGGACGTCTCGCCCGCCGAGCGGGTCCGCCTGCAGGGGTACGACCCGTGTAACGCCACGCTGGAGTCCGAGTACTACGCCGAGAAGGACGAGGAGGCGTTCAAGACCTCCAAGCACCTCCAGTGGCTCTGGCGGCAGTTCGACGACACCCCGATGGCCGACAACGTCGAGTTCGCACTCCGCTTCCGGCAGATGCTCGCCGACCACCTGTTTGCCGAGTGTGGGGAGAACTGCCGCTTCTTCAAGGGCATCACGTTCACCTACGGCCACAACATCGAGGTCGGCGACAACGTCGTCGTCCACGACGACGTCCACCTCGACGACCGCGGCAAGCTCACCATCGGCGACCGCGTCTCCCTCTCCGACGGCGTCCACGTCTACAGCCACGACCACGACATCGTCGACCAGACCGAGGTGACGAACTACCACACCACCATCGAGGACGACGTCCGCCTGACGTTCGACGTGATGGTACAGGCCGGCGTGAACGTGGGCGAGAACAGCGTCGCCGGCGCGCGCAGCGTGGTCCAGTCCGACGTCCCCGCCCACCACGTCGTGGTCGGCCAGCCGGCCAAATCCGTCCGCGTCAAACCGGGCTGGGAGTCCGTCGCCGAGCCCCTCGACACCGACCCTCCGAACGAGCGCGACTCGCGGGTCCTCCCGTACGACCTCTCCGAGGACCTCGAGGTGTTCGACGAGTTCCAGCGCGACCTGCGCCCACCGGACGCGGACGGCCGCGACGACGACTGA
- a CDS encoding DUF4097 family beta strand repeat-containing protein, whose protein sequence is MRQSSSRRRFLAASGLVGAVGLAGCAGFTGPDVVEDDTQTYSVSGYDAVRLENRNGDVRVEAGDADLDQVTVEIHKRGRSQEAIDAVTVEDTVEDGLLTLESVYEDDFRFANASARLVVTLPDGVSLLSARTVNGDVSARGVVGDARLSSGNGDAEAVDVDGYVTVESANGDAVARGTTGVAGAQTANGEVDVEVYDIRDDVTLSSGNGDVEAGVGPALDADVELSVGNGDVEAEVELADSESSRRSISGRLGEGGPTLRCSSGNGDVRLYALEA, encoded by the coding sequence ATGCGACAGTCCTCCAGCAGACGCCGGTTCCTCGCGGCGAGTGGCCTCGTCGGTGCCGTCGGGCTCGCCGGCTGTGCCGGTTTCACCGGTCCCGACGTGGTCGAAGACGACACCCAGACGTACAGCGTCAGCGGCTACGACGCCGTCCGCCTCGAGAACCGCAACGGCGACGTGCGCGTCGAGGCGGGCGACGCCGACCTCGACCAGGTCACGGTCGAGATACACAAACGCGGTCGCTCGCAGGAGGCCATCGACGCCGTCACCGTCGAGGACACCGTCGAAGACGGCCTCCTCACGCTCGAGTCGGTCTACGAGGACGACTTCAGGTTCGCGAACGCGAGCGCCCGTCTCGTCGTCACCCTCCCCGACGGCGTCTCGCTCCTGTCGGCCCGGACGGTCAACGGTGACGTGAGCGCGAGGGGCGTCGTCGGCGACGCGAGACTCTCCTCCGGCAACGGCGACGCCGAGGCCGTCGACGTGGACGGCTACGTCACCGTCGAGTCGGCCAACGGCGACGCCGTCGCTCGCGGGACGACGGGTGTCGCGGGCGCCCAGACGGCCAACGGCGAGGTGGACGTGGAGGTGTACGACATCCGTGACGACGTGACCCTCTCGTCCGGTAACGGGGACGTGGAGGCCGGCGTCGGACCGGCCCTCGACGCCGACGTGGAACTCTCCGTGGGCAACGGGGACGTGGAGGCCGAGGTCGAACTGGCCGACAGCGAGTCGAGCCGCCGGTCTATCTCCGGTCGGCTCGGCGAGGGCGGCCCGACGCTCAGGTGTTCGTCGGGCAACGGCGACGTGCGACTCTACGCGCTGGAGGCGTGA
- a CDS encoding sensor histidine kinase, whose product MDPPSSSFDHSIAEVVQALPVIACLVGPDGEVLVTNESWRAFGETDDNPHPASEGENYLEVCHRAADDPYATEVVEALERLLAGEMEEYRTTYPHTGPEGPRWFDLLAYRLELDGDPHVLVFHLDSTSQTQAELATTAEVERLEALARVLSHDLRTPLSVASGYITLLEDEVDSGYLEHVQAALNRIATIAENAVLIARGRDVEDPDELPLDDIAWSAWGSVAPDDASLSVTDDLTVQANRGLLTELLENLFRNALDHAGEEPTVLVGPLEDGSGFYVADDGPGIAPEVRDEVFDIGYTTGTGTGFGLDIVRRIADAHGWDVQAEESDEGGARFELRTATARDD is encoded by the coding sequence GTGGACCCTCCGTCCTCCTCGTTCGACCACTCCATCGCCGAGGTCGTACAGGCGTTGCCGGTCATCGCCTGTCTCGTCGGGCCGGACGGAGAGGTACTGGTGACGAACGAGTCGTGGCGGGCGTTCGGCGAGACCGACGATAATCCCCACCCCGCGAGCGAGGGGGAGAACTACCTCGAGGTGTGTCACCGGGCGGCCGACGACCCGTACGCGACGGAGGTGGTCGAGGCACTGGAGCGACTGCTGGCCGGCGAGATGGAGGAGTACCGGACGACGTACCCGCACACGGGTCCCGAGGGGCCCCGGTGGTTCGACCTGCTCGCCTACCGGCTGGAACTGGACGGGGACCCGCACGTGCTGGTGTTCCACCTCGACAGCACCTCGCAGACGCAGGCCGAACTCGCGACGACCGCCGAGGTGGAGCGACTGGAGGCGCTCGCGCGGGTCCTCTCACACGACCTGCGGACGCCGCTGTCGGTCGCCTCGGGCTACATCACGCTACTCGAGGACGAGGTCGACTCGGGGTACCTCGAACACGTCCAGGCGGCTCTGAACCGTATCGCGACCATCGCGGAGAACGCGGTCCTCATCGCCAGGGGCAGGGACGTCGAGGACCCGGACGAACTCCCGCTCGACGACATCGCCTGGAGCGCCTGGGGAAGTGTGGCCCCCGACGACGCCTCGCTGTCGGTCACGGACGACCTCACCGTCCAGGCCAACCGTGGTCTCCTCACCGAACTGCTGGAGAACCTCTTCCGGAACGCGCTGGACCACGCCGGCGAGGAGCCGACGGTGCTCGTCGGCCCCCTCGAGGATGGCAGTGGATTCTACGTGGCCGACGACGGCCCGGGCATCGCCCCGGAGGTCCGCGACGAGGTGTTCGACATCGGGTACACGACGGGGACGGGGACGGGGTTCGGCCTCGACATCGTCCGGCGCATCGCCGACGCCCACGGCTGGGACGTGCAGGCCGAGGAGAGCGACGAGGGGGGCGCCCGGTTCGAACTCCGGACGGCGACGGCGCGCGACGACTGA
- a CDS encoding PhnE/PtxC family ABC transporter permease yields the protein MTEDDPRTDGGTQTANRVDELLARIERKRLVRLLFSLGALVLAAAVAYFGTGFLGDRPVPDILRFAQYEFFVTEFLRLLRPTFVDLTFYTREAGIGGLRAIWVTLTNPATVVETATSLRSDLLVSGVVITLSIGIIGTIIGFPFALFFGVLGSERVIPFPFNFAFRGVMSTIRAIPALVWVFIFAALVPLSPLTAMLAVATDTIGNLGRLFTDELEEIQEGPIEAIKSTGADRSQVISFGMLSQVSTSFIAWTLYILEINTRIAVSLGVVGAGGLGQYIQQNLNLFNSFRAGAGLVTLLFLVLSIELISSRTRAWLRPSEHESKGLVDAIRDLGDGSKWLGTSSGKE from the coding sequence ATGACCGAGGACGACCCACGTACCGACGGTGGAACGCAGACCGCGAACCGCGTCGACGAACTCCTCGCCCGCATCGAGCGCAAGCGACTGGTCAGGCTGCTGTTCTCGCTCGGTGCCCTCGTGCTGGCGGCGGCCGTCGCCTACTTCGGGACCGGCTTCCTCGGTGACCGGCCGGTACCCGACATCCTCCGGTTCGCGCAGTACGAGTTCTTCGTCACGGAGTTCCTCAGACTCCTCCGCCCGACGTTCGTCGACCTGACCTTCTACACCCGCGAGGCGGGCATCGGCGGGCTCCGGGCCATCTGGGTGACGCTGACCAACCCCGCGACGGTCGTCGAGACGGCGACCAGCCTCCGGTCGGACCTGCTGGTCTCCGGGGTCGTCATCACCCTCTCCATCGGCATCATCGGGACCATCATCGGGTTCCCGTTCGCGCTGTTCTTCGGCGTCCTCGGCTCGGAACGGGTCATCCCGTTCCCGTTCAACTTCGCGTTCCGCGGCGTGATGTCCACCATCCGAGCCATCCCGGCGCTCGTCTGGGTGTTCATCTTCGCGGCGCTGGTGCCGCTCTCGCCGCTGACGGCGATGCTCGCGGTGGCGACCGACACCATCGGCAACCTCGGCCGTCTGTTCACCGACGAGCTGGAGGAGATACAGGAGGGACCGATAGAGGCCATCAAGTCGACCGGGGCGGACCGCTCGCAGGTCATCTCGTTCGGGATGCTCTCGCAGGTCTCCACCTCGTTCATCGCGTGGACGCTCTACATCCTCGAGATCAACACGCGTATCGCCGTCTCGCTCGGTGTCGTCGGGGCCGGCGGCCTCGGCCAGTACATCCAGCAGAACCTCAACCTCTTCAACTCCTTCCGGGCGGGGGCGGGGCTGGTGACGCTCCTGTTCCTCGTGCTCTCCATCGAACTCATCTCATCGCGGACGCGGGCGTGGCTCCGTCCCTCGGAACACGAGAGCAAGGGGCTCGTCGACGCCATCCGCGACCTGGGCGACGGGAGCAAGTGGCTCGGCACGAGTTCCGGCAAGGAGTGA
- a CDS encoding aldo/keto reductase, with product MNFRELGESGVEVSEVGFGAWVVGTDWWGDRTEEQAIEMLHHAFDRGVTFVDTGDVYGHGRSEELVGKAIDGRRDEVTLGTKVGYDFYNNPQAGHGELPKEANVEYLDEAFERSLERLDVESVDLLQLHNFDASEVTPEVLEWLDTQREQGRVEAVGWALGPSIGWLEEGFSGIHEEFDAVQTVFNMFEQVPGRHFVEEIRETGSDTSLMARVPHSSGLLNEQVTPETELGKGDHRGHRPQAWFETGWEKLENVRFLERDGERTMAQASIQWLLSHPEVSTVTPTFRTTDDIDAWASAPDTPPLSDEEVERVEELYRTNFGVDRDDGMSPEQFRTSVGGRDLEEAGILPKSAGD from the coding sequence ATGAACTTCCGAGAACTGGGCGAGTCGGGCGTCGAGGTGTCCGAAGTTGGCTTCGGTGCGTGGGTCGTCGGCACGGACTGGTGGGGCGACCGGACGGAGGAACAGGCCATCGAGATGCTGCACCACGCGTTCGACCGCGGTGTCACGTTCGTCGACACGGGCGACGTCTACGGCCACGGCCGCTCGGAGGAACTCGTCGGGAAGGCCATCGACGGCCGCCGCGACGAGGTCACCCTCGGGACGAAGGTCGGCTACGACTTCTACAACAACCCGCAGGCCGGCCACGGCGAACTCCCGAAGGAGGCGAACGTCGAGTACCTCGACGAGGCGTTCGAGAGGTCGCTCGAGCGGCTCGACGTCGAGTCGGTCGACCTCCTGCAGCTCCACAACTTCGACGCGAGCGAGGTCACCCCCGAGGTGCTGGAGTGGCTCGACACCCAGCGCGAGCAGGGCCGCGTCGAGGCGGTCGGTTGGGCGCTCGGTCCCTCCATCGGCTGGCTGGAGGAGGGGTTCTCCGGCATCCACGAGGAGTTCGACGCGGTCCAGACCGTGTTCAACATGTTCGAGCAGGTGCCCGGTCGCCACTTCGTCGAGGAGATCCGCGAGACCGGGTCCGACACCAGCCTGATGGCCCGCGTGCCCCACTCCTCGGGCCTGCTGAACGAGCAGGTCACGCCCGAGACGGAGCTCGGCAAGGGCGACCACCGCGGTCACCGGCCGCAGGCGTGGTTCGAGACCGGGTGGGAGAAACTCGAGAACGTGCGCTTCCTCGAGCGTGACGGCGAGCGGACGATGGCGCAGGCGTCCATCCAGTGGCTCCTCTCGCACCCCGAGGTGTCGACGGTGACGCCGACGTTCCGCACCACCGACGACATCGACGCGTGGGCGAGCGCCCCCGACACGCCGCCGCTCTCCGATGAGGAGGTCGAGCGCGTCGAGGAGCTCTACCGGACCAACTTCGGTGTCGACCGGGACGACGGGATGAGCCCCGAGCAGTTCCGGACCAGCGTCGGCGGACGCGACCTGGAGGAGGCCGGCATCCTCCCGAAGTCCGCCGGCGACTGA
- a CDS encoding sensor histidine kinase: protein MEGPSSPAERSFAEALEALPVIACIVGPDGEVLMTNESWQAFGEANDNPHPTSEGENYLEVCRRAADDPYATEVVEALERLLAGEMDEYRTTYPCPGPEGPRWFDLLAYRLELDGGPYVLVFHLDSTSQTQAELATTAEVERLEALARVLSHDLRTPLSVASGYTKLLEDEVDSEHIERVQEALSRIGTIAENAVLIARGTSVEDTERIDVGTLAERVWATLDTDDASLYVDGVVVEGDPGLVSELLENLLRNVLDHAGEEPTVLVGPLDDGEGFYVADDGQGIPDEVRKNVFDIGYTTGTGTGFGLDIVRRIADAHCWDVQAEESDEGGARFELRTDDD from the coding sequence ATGGAGGGTCCCTCTTCGCCGGCCGAGCGGTCGTTCGCCGAAGCACTGGAGGCACTGCCGGTCATCGCCTGCATCGTCGGGCCGGACGGAGAGGTGCTGATGACGAACGAGTCGTGGCAGGCGTTCGGGGAGGCCAACGACAACCCACACCCGACGAGCGAGGGGGAGAACTACCTCGAGGTGTGTCGCCGGGCGGCCGACGACCCGTACGCGACGGAGGTGGTCGAGGCACTGGAGCGACTGCTGGCCGGCGAGATGGACGAGTATCGGACGACGTACCCCTGTCCTGGACCGGAGGGGCCCCGGTGGTTCGACCTGCTCGCCTACCGGCTGGAACTGGACGGCGGACCGTACGTGCTGGTGTTCCACCTCGACAGCACCTCGCAGACGCAGGCCGAACTCGCGACGACCGCCGAGGTGGAGCGACTGGAGGCGCTCGCGCGGGTCCTCTCACACGACCTGCGGACGCCGCTGTCGGTCGCCTCGGGCTACACCAAACTGCTCGAAGACGAGGTGGACTCGGAACACATAGAGCGGGTGCAGGAGGCCCTGAGCCGCATCGGGACCATCGCGGAGAACGCGGTCCTCATCGCCCGGGGCACGTCGGTCGAGGACACCGAACGCATCGACGTCGGTACCCTCGCCGAACGGGTCTGGGCGACCCTCGACACGGACGACGCGTCGCTGTACGTCGACGGGGTCGTCGTCGAGGGCGACCCCGGGCTCGTCTCCGAACTGCTGGAGAACCTCCTCCGGAACGTGCTGGACCACGCCGGCGAGGAGCCGACGGTGCTCGTCGGCCCCCTCGACGACGGCGAGGGGTTCTACGTGGCCGACGACGGCCAGGGCATCCCGGACGAGGTACGGAAGAACGTGTTCGACATCGGGTACACGACGGGGACGGGGACGGGGTTCGGCCTCGACATCGTCCGGCGTATCGCCGACGCTCACTGCTGGGACGTGCAGGCCGAGGAGAGCGACGAGGGGGGCGCCCGGTTCGAACTCCGGACGGACGACGACTGA
- a CDS encoding NAD+ synthase: MSQEVYELDADALPVELGLSEAELDARRERITDFIADTVDAAGAAGAVLGLSGGIDSTLTAHLAVEALGADAVRGLVLPSDANTEGNMSDAERVAELLDIQYDIVEIQPIVDTFVEAAPDDVAGDRMALGNVAVRTRGVLNYFVANAESRVVLGTGNRSEAMTGYFTKYGDQAVDCNPIGNLYKYQVRQLAAHVGVPDDLVEKPPSAEMWSGQTDETEMGLTYDTLDAVLMLHVDGPFSLSATCETLGVPESAVERVVSLVEGSAHKRSMPPAPPQD, encoded by the coding sequence ATGAGTCAGGAGGTCTACGAACTCGACGCCGACGCCCTGCCCGTCGAACTCGGTCTCTCCGAGGCCGAACTCGACGCCCGCCGCGAGCGGATCACCGATTTCATCGCCGACACCGTGGACGCCGCGGGCGCGGCGGGGGCGGTTCTCGGCCTCTCGGGGGGCATCGACTCGACGCTGACTGCACACCTCGCCGTGGAGGCGCTCGGCGCGGACGCGGTCCGTGGCCTCGTCCTCCCGAGCGACGCCAACACGGAGGGGAACATGAGCGACGCCGAACGGGTCGCAGAACTGCTCGACATCCAGTACGACATCGTCGAGATACAGCCCATCGTGGACACGTTCGTCGAGGCCGCGCCGGACGACGTGGCCGGCGACCGGATGGCGCTCGGGAACGTCGCCGTCCGCACGCGCGGGGTCCTGAACTACTTCGTCGCCAACGCGGAGTCGCGGGTCGTCCTCGGGACGGGCAACCGCTCGGAGGCGATGACGGGCTACTTCACGAAGTACGGCGACCAGGCCGTCGACTGCAACCCCATCGGCAACCTCTACAAGTACCAGGTGCGCCAGCTCGCGGCCCACGTGGGGGTGCCCGACGACCTCGTCGAGAAACCCCCGAGCGCCGAGATGTGGTCGGGACAGACCGACGAGACGGAGATGGGCCTGACCTACGACACGCTCGACGCCGTCCTGATGTTGCACGTCGACGGGCCGTTCTCGCTGTCGGCGACGTGCGAGACGCTCGGGGTTCCCGAGTCGGCCGTCGAGCGCGTGGTCTCGCTGGTCGAGGGGAGCGCACACAAGCGGTCGATGCCCCCCGCACCACCGCAGGACTGA
- a CDS encoding aryl-sulfate sulfotransferase, whose translation MESRRVALPLAVLLLSVAVIGAAAAGGGGTAPAQQQSPANETDPANATVYPGNTLLGLQAEGWFGNNNGSARVVNPEGETVWEWRPENGRVFDVEALDNGNVLASVAIVPEDCPPQYGDTCVHNRVVELDYPNENVVWEYDWYDVFPNHHEVHDADRLENGETAIIDMGNNRAFTVNEAGDITWQWNATEHISEGTPFFEEYVPEGSAEEFRQGGPESDWTHMNDIDRLENGNFQLSIRNFDVLLEVDPETNDIVDVVGRPTAHSVMNEQHNPMRLNGTVLIADSENDRVVEVDVDTNEVVWEYDGTGSGELLQWPRDVDRLPNGNTLVTDSRNFRLLEIDRTGEVVWRYEMKAERGIVYEADRMGVPEEQARVSGDGFESRTSDGPLGSALATADSWLGFVPFLPTWMGPVEVLAALSGLGALGFLAVQRRREATRHE comes from the coding sequence ATGGAATCGCGCCGGGTCGCCCTCCCCCTCGCTGTCCTCCTCCTGTCGGTGGCCGTCATCGGTGCGGCCGCTGCGGGTGGCGGCGGCACCGCCCCCGCACAGCAGCAGTCGCCCGCCAACGAGACGGACCCCGCCAACGCCACGGTCTACCCCGGCAACACGCTCCTCGGCCTGCAGGCCGAGGGCTGGTTCGGCAACAACAACGGGAGCGCCCGCGTGGTGAACCCCGAGGGCGAGACGGTCTGGGAGTGGCGCCCCGAGAACGGCCGCGTGTTCGACGTGGAGGCGCTCGACAACGGCAACGTCCTCGCCAGCGTCGCCATCGTCCCCGAGGACTGCCCACCCCAGTACGGCGACACGTGCGTCCACAACCGCGTCGTCGAACTCGACTACCCGAACGAGAACGTCGTCTGGGAGTACGACTGGTACGACGTCTTCCCGAACCACCACGAGGTCCACGACGCCGACCGACTGGAGAACGGCGAGACGGCCATCATCGACATGGGGAACAACCGCGCGTTCACCGTGAACGAGGCCGGGGACATCACGTGGCAGTGGAACGCCACCGAGCACATCTCGGAGGGGACGCCGTTCTTCGAGGAGTACGTGCCCGAGGGGAGCGCCGAGGAGTTCCGACAGGGCGGGCCGGAGTCCGACTGGACGCACATGAACGATATCGACCGGCTGGAGAACGGCAACTTCCAGCTCTCCATCCGGAACTTCGACGTCCTCCTCGAGGTCGACCCCGAGACGAACGACATCGTCGACGTCGTCGGGCGACCCACGGCCCACTCGGTGATGAACGAGCAGCACAACCCGATGCGACTGAACGGGACCGTGCTGATAGCCGACTCCGAGAACGACCGCGTGGTCGAGGTGGACGTCGACACGAACGAGGTGGTCTGGGAGTACGACGGCACTGGCTCCGGTGAGCTGCTCCAGTGGCCCCGCGACGTCGACCGACTCCCCAACGGGAACACCCTGGTGACCGACTCGCGGAACTTCCGGCTGCTGGAGATCGACCGGACCGGCGAGGTGGTGTGGCGCTACGAGATGAAGGCAGAGCGCGGCATCGTCTACGAGGCCGACCGGATGGGCGTCCCCGAGGAACAGGCGCGGGTCTCCGGCGACGGGTTCGAGAGCCGGACCTCCGACGGCCCGCTGGGGTCGGCACTCGCCACGGCCGACTCGTGGCTCGGGTTCGTCCCGTTCCTCCCGACGTGGATGGGGCCGGTCGAGGTGCTGGCGGCGCTGAGCGGGCTCGGTGCGCTCGGGTTCCTCGCCGTCCAGCGCCGTCGTGAGGCGACCCGACACGAGTGA